Proteins encoded together in one Lachnospiraceae bacterium JLR.KK008 window:
- the arcC gene encoding carbamate kinase — MKKRKAVVSLGHQALGYTTTEQWDAVKKTAKALADLAQADYQLTITHSNGPQVSMIHKAMTELRRVNPDYTPVPMCVCSAMSQGYVGYDIQNSLRSEFLSRGISTPVSMVLTQVTVDPYDEAFYEPNKIIGRYMTKEEAETELNKGNYVTEYPGKGFRRIVAAPKPLQIVEIETIRTLSDAGQVVIACGGGGIPVIEQRHALKGASAVIEKDSIAGKLASDLEADLLIILTSVEQVCKNYGQENQQAISSMTVAEAKSYIEEGQFGKGNMLPKIEAAVSYLESVPSGNVLITSISCALEAIKGKTGTVITKD, encoded by the coding sequence ATGAAAAAAAGAAAAGCCGTCGTCTCCCTCGGCCATCAGGCACTGGGGTACACGACAACAGAACAGTGGGATGCCGTAAAGAAGACGGCCAAAGCGCTGGCAGACCTTGCGCAGGCTGATTATCAGCTCACGATCACACACAGCAACGGCCCACAGGTCAGTATGATTCATAAAGCAATGACCGAGCTGCGCCGGGTGAATCCGGACTATACGCCGGTTCCCATGTGCGTCTGCTCCGCCATGAGCCAGGGCTATGTCGGATACGACATCCAGAACTCCCTTCGTTCGGAATTTTTGAGCCGCGGTATCTCCACTCCTGTCAGCATGGTGCTCACGCAGGTGACGGTAGACCCTTATGACGAGGCATTCTATGAACCGAATAAAATCATCGGCAGATATATGACAAAAGAAGAGGCGGAGACCGAACTGAACAAAGGCAATTACGTGACCGAATATCCCGGAAAAGGATTTCGTCGCATCGTAGCCGCTCCCAAACCGCTTCAGATCGTAGAGATCGAAACGATTCGCACTCTCTCTGACGCCGGTCAGGTTGTAATCGCCTGCGGCGGAGGCGGCATTCCGGTCATTGAACAGCGTCATGCCCTGAAAGGTGCTTCCGCTGTCATCGAAAAGGATTCCATCGCCGGCAAACTGGCCTCCGATTTGGAAGCTGATCTGCTCATCATTCTCACCAGCGTAGAACAGGTCTGCAAAAACTATGGTCAGGAGAATCAGCAGGCAATCTCCTCCATGACAGTCGCCGAGGCAAAGTCTTATATCGAAGAGGGCCAATTCGGTAAAGGTAATATGCTGCCGAAGATTGAGGCTGCTGTCTCTTATCTGGAATCAGTGCCGTCCGGAAACGTGCTGATCACTTCCATCTCCTGTGCACTGGAAGCCATAAAGGGCAAAACGGGAACGGTCATCACCAAAGACTGA
- a CDS encoding ATP-binding cassette domain-containing protein: protein MEAMIQIKDVTKTFTGRDNQVEALKGINLNIEKGSICGIIGMSGAGKSTLVRCLNFLEKPTSGTVLIEGQDLGKISDKQLRRTRTEIAMIFQHFNLLMQRNVRDNICFPLEIVGMKRKAAKKRAAELLEVVGLAEKAKAYPAQLSGGQKQRVAIARALANNPKILLCDEATSALDPTTTKSILTLLKEINEKYGITIVIITHEMSVVQEICNQVAIIDNGNLVESGSVEEVFSRPKTRAAQKLVFQGERSASLMKGKRCIRIVFSENSSFEPVIGNMVLACKTPVNILLADTKDIGGTAHGQMVLQLPEDPVTAEKMIHYLKERNLTVEELVDYVD, encoded by the coding sequence ATGGAAGCAATGATCCAAATCAAAGATGTGACGAAAACCTTTACAGGCCGTGACAACCAGGTGGAGGCGTTAAAGGGGATCAATCTGAATATAGAAAAAGGCAGTATCTGCGGCATTATCGGTATGAGCGGCGCAGGAAAGAGTACACTTGTCAGATGTCTGAACTTTCTGGAGAAGCCGACGAGCGGTACAGTCCTCATCGAAGGCCAGGATCTGGGAAAGATCAGCGATAAGCAGCTACGCAGGACGAGGACGGAGATCGCCATGATCTTTCAGCATTTCAATCTGCTCATGCAGAGAAATGTTCGTGACAACATCTGTTTTCCGCTGGAGATTGTCGGCATGAAACGCAAGGCGGCAAAAAAGCGGGCGGCGGAGCTTTTGGAAGTGGTGGGACTTGCCGAGAAAGCAAAGGCGTATCCGGCGCAGCTTTCCGGGGGACAGAAGCAGCGAGTGGCGATCGCCAGAGCGCTGGCCAACAATCCTAAAATACTGCTCTGTGACGAGGCGACAAGCGCACTTGATCCGACGACGACAAAGTCCATTCTCACTTTATTGAAAGAAATCAATGAGAAATACGGAATCACAATCGTTATCATCACCCATGAGATGAGCGTTGTACAGGAAATCTGTAATCAGGTGGCAATTATCGATAACGGCAATCTCGTAGAGAGCGGCAGTGTGGAAGAGGTATTTTCACGGCCGAAGACGAGAGCGGCGCAGAAACTCGTATTTCAGGGAGAGCGCAGCGCCTCTCTGATGAAAGGAAAGCGCTGTATCCGCATTGTATTCAGCGAAAATTCGTCTTTTGAGCCGGTTATCGGCAATATGGTGCTGGCCTGCAAGACGCCGGTCAACATTCTTCTGGCGGATACGAAGGACATCGGCGGTACCGCCCACGGGCAGATGGTATTGCAGCTTCCGGAAGACCCGGTGACTGCGGAAAAGATGATCCATTATCTGAAGGAGAGAAATCTTACAGTAGAGGAGCTGGTAGATTATGTGGACTAA
- a CDS encoding methionine ABC transporter permease codes for MWTNETIGMLVENTGLTLYMTLTSTLMAYVIGLPLGIALVVTARDGLRPNAVVYKILDVIVNIVRSVPFLILLILIIPLTRAIVGKSYGATATIVPLTFAAAPFIARLVESSLLEVDKGVIEAAQSMGAGTGTIIVKVLLAEARTSLIVGATIALGTILGYSAMAGTVGGGGLGDVAIRYGYHRYESDIMWATVILLVLLVQILQIIGTRMSKKLDKRSR; via the coding sequence ATGTGGACTAATGAAACGATCGGAATGCTCGTTGAAAACACGGGGCTTACGCTGTATATGACACTGACTTCCACATTGATGGCTTATGTGATTGGACTTCCGCTCGGCATTGCCCTCGTGGTAACAGCCAGAGACGGTCTGCGTCCCAATGCGGTGGTCTATAAGATATTGGATGTCATTGTCAATATCGTGCGAAGTGTTCCCTTTCTTATTTTACTGATCCTTATCATTCCGCTCACGCGGGCGATCGTAGGGAAAAGCTATGGAGCGACGGCAACCATCGTACCGCTGACGTTTGCGGCGGCGCCATTTATCGCCCGTCTTGTGGAGTCCTCTCTCCTGGAGGTGGACAAGGGTGTGATTGAAGCGGCGCAGAGTATGGGCGCCGGTACAGGGACGATCATTGTTAAAGTACTTCTGGCGGAAGCAAGGACCTCTCTGATTGTAGGGGCGACGATCGCCCTCGGCACGATTCTCGGATATTCCGCGATGGCCGGTACGGTCGGCGGCGGCGGTCTGGGCGATGTTGCCATCCGTTACGGGTATCACCGGTATGAATCGGACATCATGTGGGCGACGGTTATCCTGCTCGTGCTCCTGGTGCAGATCTTACAGATTATTGGAACAAGGATGTCAAAAAAGCTCGATAAGCGAAGCAGATAG